A stretch of the Elephas maximus indicus isolate mEleMax1 chromosome 3, mEleMax1 primary haplotype, whole genome shotgun sequence genome encodes the following:
- the REX1BD gene encoding required for excision 1-B domain-containing protein isoform X1: MITAEEAASAPGLPGRTEPVWPWKGAPVHALVQRIHQLQAERAQAFRRLEEAHRQYVRSGPHYDFPRYRGSVHKVTQAFAAASREVLALEAELAGPRAQPLLAGHVRALQQLEQTRLATVALLQLMGAPELRGQEDASQTHQLKMKVIKTMEAISKVLQDLRFDAESVE, translated from the exons ATGATCACAGCCGAGGAGGCCGCGTCAGCCCCGGGACTCCCGGGGCGCACGGAGCCGGTGTGGCCCTGG AAAGGTGCCCCAGTCCACGCGCTAGTACAGCGGATTCATCAGCTCCAAGCTGAGCGTGCGCAGGCCTTCCGCCGGCTGGAGGA AGCTCACCGCCAGTACGTACGCAGCGGCCCGCATTACGACTTCCCGCGCTACCGGGGCTCGGTGCACAAGGTGACCCAGGCCTTCGCAGCCGCTTCGCGGGAGGTACTGGCCCTAGAGGCCGAGTTGGCCGGGCCCCGAGCACAGCCGCTGCTCGCTGGCCATGTACGCGCCCTGCAGCAGCTGGAGCAGACTCGCCTGGCCACG GTGGCCCTGCTACAACTGATGGGGGCACCggagctgagggggcaggaggaCGCCTCCCAGACGCACCAGCTGAAAATGAA GGTAATTAAAACCATGGAGGCAATCAGCAAGGTTCTCCAGGACCTCAGGTTTGATGCAGAGTCTGTGGAGTGA
- the REX1BD gene encoding required for excision 1-B domain-containing protein isoform X2 codes for MITAEEAASAPGLPGRTEPVWPWKGAPVHALVQRIHQLQAERAQAFRRLEDGPHYDFPRYRGSVHKVTQAFAAASREVLALEAELAGPRAQPLLAGHVRALQQLEQTRLATVALLQLMGAPELRGQEDASQTHQLKMKVIKTMEAISKVLQDLRFDAESVE; via the exons ATGATCACAGCCGAGGAGGCCGCGTCAGCCCCGGGACTCCCGGGGCGCACGGAGCCGGTGTGGCCCTGG AAAGGTGCCCCAGTCCACGCGCTAGTACAGCGGATTCATCAGCTCCAAGCTGAGCGTGCGCAGGCCTTCCGCCGGCTGGAGGA CGGCCCGCATTACGACTTCCCGCGCTACCGGGGCTCGGTGCACAAGGTGACCCAGGCCTTCGCAGCCGCTTCGCGGGAGGTACTGGCCCTAGAGGCCGAGTTGGCCGGGCCCCGAGCACAGCCGCTGCTCGCTGGCCATGTACGCGCCCTGCAGCAGCTGGAGCAGACTCGCCTGGCCACG GTGGCCCTGCTACAACTGATGGGGGCACCggagctgagggggcaggaggaCGCCTCCCAGACGCACCAGCTGAAAATGAA GGTAATTAAAACCATGGAGGCAATCAGCAAGGTTCTCCAGGACCTCAGGTTTGATGCAGAGTCTGTGGAGTGA
- the CRLF1 gene encoding cytokine receptor-like factor 1 isoform X2 encodes MKQDTAVINPQDPTLLIGSSLQATCSVLGDPPGATADSLYWTLNGRRLPAELSRVLNASTLALALANLNGSRQQSGDNLVCHARDGSILAGSCLYVGLPPEKPFNISCWSKNMKDLTCRWTPGAPGETFLHTNYSLKYKLRWYGQDNTCEEYHTMGPHSCHIPKDLALFTPYEIWVEATNRLGSARSDVLTLDILDVVTTDPPPDVHVSRVGGLEDQLSVRWVSPPALKDFLFQAKYQIRYRVEDSVDWKVVDDVSNQTSCRLAGLKPGTVYFVQVRCNPFGIYGSKKAGIWSEWSHPTAASTPRSERPGPGGGACEPRGGEPSSGPVRRELKQFLGWLKKHAYCSNLSFRLYDQWRAWMQKSHKTRNQHRTRGSCPRADGARREVLPDKL; translated from the exons ACACAGCCGTGATCAACCCCCAGGATCCCACGCTCCTCATCGGCTCCTCCCTGCAGGCCACCTGCTCGGTGCTTGGGGACCCACCAGGGGCCACTGCCGACAGCCTCTACTGGACCCTCAACGGGCGCCGCCTGCCTGCTGAGCTCTCCCGTGTACTCAATGCCTCCACCTTGGCCCTCGCCCTGGCCAACCTCAACGGGTCCAGACAGCAGTCAGGGGACAACCTGGTGTGCCATGCCCGCGATGGCAGCATCCTGGCTGGCTCCTGCCTCTATGTTGGCC TGCCCCCAGAGAAGCCCTTCAACATCAGCTGTTGGTCCAAGAACATGAAGGACCTGACATGCCGCTGGACACCTGGGGCACCCGGGGAGACCTTCCTGCACACCAACTACTCTCTCAAGTACAAGCTGAG GTGGTATGGCCAGGACAACACTTGTGAGGAGTACCACACCATGGGGCCCCACTCCTGCCACATCCCCAAGGACCTGGCCCTCTTCACGCCGTATGAGATCTGGGTGGAGGCCACCAACCGCCTGGGCTCCGCACGCTCTGACGTGCTCACCCTGGACATCCTGGATGTGG TGACCACAGACCCCCCTCCCGATGTGCATGTGAGCCGTGTAGGGGGCCTGGAGGACCAGCTCAGTGTTCGCTGGGTCTCACCACCCGCCCTCAAGGACTTCCTGTTCCAAGCCAAGTACCAGATCCGTTACCGTGTGGAGGACAGTGTAGACTGGAAG GTGGTGGACGATGTCAGCAACCAAACCTCGTGCCGCCTGGCGGGCCTGAAGCCAGGCACTGTGTACTTCGTGCAAGTCCGCTGCAATCCCTTTGGCATCTACGGCTCCAAGAAGGCTGGGATCTGGAGCGAATGGAGCCACCCCACAGCCGCATCCACCCCCCGCAGTG AGCGGCCAGGCCCCGGCGGCGGGGCGTGCGAGCCGCGAGGCGGCGAGCCGAGCTCGGGCCCCGTGCGGCGCGAGCTCAAGCAGTTCCTGGGCTGGCTCAAGAAGCACGCGTACTGCTCGAACCTCAGCTTCCGCCTCTACGACCAGTGGCGCGCCTGGATGCAGAAGTCGCACAAGACACGCAATCAG CACAGGACGAGGGGATCCTGCCCTCGGGCAGACGGGGCTCGGCGAGAG GTCCTGCCAGATAAACTCTAG
- the CRLF1 gene encoding cytokine receptor-like factor 1 isoform X1: MPAGRPGPAAQSARRPPPLLPLLLLCVLGAPRAGARAHTAVINPQDPTLLIGSSLQATCSVLGDPPGATADSLYWTLNGRRLPAELSRVLNASTLALALANLNGSRQQSGDNLVCHARDGSILAGSCLYVGLPPEKPFNISCWSKNMKDLTCRWTPGAPGETFLHTNYSLKYKLRWYGQDNTCEEYHTMGPHSCHIPKDLALFTPYEIWVEATNRLGSARSDVLTLDILDVVTTDPPPDVHVSRVGGLEDQLSVRWVSPPALKDFLFQAKYQIRYRVEDSVDWKVVDDVSNQTSCRLAGLKPGTVYFVQVRCNPFGIYGSKKAGIWSEWSHPTAASTPRSERPGPGGGACEPRGGEPSSGPVRRELKQFLGWLKKHAYCSNLSFRLYDQWRAWMQKSHKTRNQDEGILPSGRRGSARGPAR; the protein is encoded by the exons ACACAGCCGTGATCAACCCCCAGGATCCCACGCTCCTCATCGGCTCCTCCCTGCAGGCCACCTGCTCGGTGCTTGGGGACCCACCAGGGGCCACTGCCGACAGCCTCTACTGGACCCTCAACGGGCGCCGCCTGCCTGCTGAGCTCTCCCGTGTACTCAATGCCTCCACCTTGGCCCTCGCCCTGGCCAACCTCAACGGGTCCAGACAGCAGTCAGGGGACAACCTGGTGTGCCATGCCCGCGATGGCAGCATCCTGGCTGGCTCCTGCCTCTATGTTGGCC TGCCCCCAGAGAAGCCCTTCAACATCAGCTGTTGGTCCAAGAACATGAAGGACCTGACATGCCGCTGGACACCTGGGGCACCCGGGGAGACCTTCCTGCACACCAACTACTCTCTCAAGTACAAGCTGAG GTGGTATGGCCAGGACAACACTTGTGAGGAGTACCACACCATGGGGCCCCACTCCTGCCACATCCCCAAGGACCTGGCCCTCTTCACGCCGTATGAGATCTGGGTGGAGGCCACCAACCGCCTGGGCTCCGCACGCTCTGACGTGCTCACCCTGGACATCCTGGATGTGG TGACCACAGACCCCCCTCCCGATGTGCATGTGAGCCGTGTAGGGGGCCTGGAGGACCAGCTCAGTGTTCGCTGGGTCTCACCACCCGCCCTCAAGGACTTCCTGTTCCAAGCCAAGTACCAGATCCGTTACCGTGTGGAGGACAGTGTAGACTGGAAG GTGGTGGACGATGTCAGCAACCAAACCTCGTGCCGCCTGGCGGGCCTGAAGCCAGGCACTGTGTACTTCGTGCAAGTCCGCTGCAATCCCTTTGGCATCTACGGCTCCAAGAAGGCTGGGATCTGGAGCGAATGGAGCCACCCCACAGCCGCATCCACCCCCCGCAGTG AGCGGCCAGGCCCCGGCGGCGGGGCGTGCGAGCCGCGAGGCGGCGAGCCGAGCTCGGGCCCCGTGCGGCGCGAGCTCAAGCAGTTCCTGGGCTGGCTCAAGAAGCACGCGTACTGCTCGAACCTCAGCTTCCGCCTCTACGACCAGTGGCGCGCCTGGATGCAGAAGTCGCACAAGACACGCAATCAG GACGAGGGGATCCTGCCCTCGGGCAGACGGGGCTCGGCGAGAG GTCCTGCCAGATAA